One Sphingomonas sp. FARSPH DNA segment encodes these proteins:
- a CDS encoding RcnB family protein, translating into MRTLIKALLAASMLMPVATQAQEVGGDRGGRPERQRPPGDRPGGPGAPRGPGGPGGGPGGGPGDVQAARPDFRSERPWDDRRGAGRPDGERPDRQPDRAFGAPGADGRTDMRPDWRNRLDMGAARPDRGPDRADRPREDWRGDRGQPGPDRPGFDAPRGGDRADWRDRRPGWDHPGANQAPLAAGRPGWRGGSWNPQTGWDRGRPDDRGAWNRGWRDDRRYDWSRYRATNRGAYRLPEYYAPSGWRYGYRRFSVGTTLWTGLWGSNYWIDDPFDYRLPEAYGPYRWVRYYDDALLVDVRNGRVVDVVYGIFF; encoded by the coding sequence ATGAGGACGTTGATCAAGGCATTGCTGGCGGCATCGATGCTGATGCCCGTGGCGACGCAGGCGCAGGAGGTCGGTGGTGACCGTGGCGGACGACCCGAGCGCCAGCGTCCGCCGGGTGATCGGCCCGGTGGCCCCGGTGCGCCGCGCGGCCCCGGCGGGCCGGGCGGAGGGCCAGGTGGTGGGCCGGGCGACGTCCAGGCGGCTCGCCCCGATTTCCGTAGCGAACGTCCGTGGGACGACCGCCGTGGCGCCGGGCGCCCCGATGGCGAGCGGCCGGATCGCCAGCCGGATCGCGCGTTCGGCGCCCCTGGTGCCGACGGACGCACGGACATGCGGCCGGACTGGCGCAACCGCCTCGACATGGGTGCCGCGCGCCCGGATCGCGGCCCCGATCGCGCCGACCGGCCGCGCGAGGACTGGCGCGGCGACCGCGGGCAGCCCGGCCCCGACCGCCCCGGCTTCGACGCCCCCCGCGGCGGGGATCGTGCGGACTGGCGCGACCGGCGACCCGGCTGGGATCACCCCGGCGCCAATCAGGCGCCGCTCGCGGCAGGACGGCCCGGCTGGCGCGGCGGCAGCTGGAACCCGCAAACCGGCTGGGATCGCGGGCGGCCCGACGATCGCGGCGCGTGGAACCGCGGCTGGCGCGACGACCGGCGCTACGACTGGAGCCGCTATCGCGCGACGAACCGCGGTGCCTACCGGCTGCCCGAATATTATGCGCCATCGGGCTGGCGCTACGGCTATCGCCGCTTCTCGGTCGGCACGACGCTCTGGACCGGCCTGTGGGGGTCGAATTACTGGATCGACGACCCGTTCGACTATCGCCTGCCGGAGGCCTATGGCCCGTATCGCTGGGTGCGATACTACGACGATGCGCTGCTCGTCGACGTGCGCAACGGCCGGGTGGTGGACGTCGTCTACGGAATATTCTTCTGA
- a CDS encoding acyl-CoA dehydrogenase, with protein sequence MAGMGKFDWADPFLLDEQLSEDERMIRDTARAYAQDKLAPRIIDAFQHEHTDPAIFREMGELGLLGPTIPEEFGGVGASYVAYGLVAREVERVDSGYRSMMSVQSSLVMFPIHAYGSDDQRRKYLPKLASGEWIGCFGLTEPDAGSDPGGMTTRARQVDGGYVISGAKTWISNSPIADVFVIWAKSDAHGGAIRGFILEKGMKGLTAPKIEGKLSLRASITGMVMMDEVEVGEEALLPNVEGLKGPFGCLNRARYGISWGALGAAEFCFHAARQYGLDRKQFGTPLAGRQLYQKKLADMETEIALGLQASLRVGRLMDEGRFAPEMVSIVKRNNVGKALDIARTARDMHGGNGISGEYQVMRHVMNLETVNTYEGAHDVHALILGRAITGIAAF encoded by the coding sequence ATGGCCGGTATGGGCAAGTTCGACTGGGCGGATCCGTTCCTGCTCGACGAGCAGTTGAGCGAAGACGAACGCATGATCCGCGATACCGCGCGGGCCTACGCGCAGGACAAACTTGCGCCCCGCATCATCGACGCCTTCCAGCACGAACACACTGATCCCGCGATCTTCCGCGAGATGGGCGAACTCGGCCTGCTCGGCCCGACGATCCCGGAGGAATTCGGCGGCGTCGGCGCCAGCTACGTCGCCTACGGCCTCGTCGCGCGCGAGGTGGAGCGGGTCGATTCGGGTTATCGCTCGATGATGAGCGTGCAATCGAGCCTCGTCATGTTTCCGATCCATGCCTATGGTTCGGACGACCAGCGCCGCAAATATCTGCCAAAACTGGCCAGCGGCGAATGGATCGGCTGTTTCGGCCTGACTGAGCCAGATGCCGGCTCCGATCCCGGCGGCATGACCACGCGCGCGCGCCAGGTCGATGGCGGCTATGTCATCTCCGGCGCCAAGACGTGGATTTCGAACAGCCCGATCGCCGACGTCTTCGTCATCTGGGCGAAGAGCGACGCGCATGGCGGCGCGATCCGCGGCTTCATCCTGGAAAAGGGGATGAAGGGCCTGACCGCGCCGAAGATCGAGGGCAAGCTCAGCTTGCGCGCGTCGATCACCGGCATGGTGATGATGGACGAGGTCGAGGTTGGCGAGGAGGCGCTGCTCCCCAACGTCGAGGGGCTGAAGGGTCCGTTCGGCTGCCTCAACCGCGCGCGTTACGGGATCAGCTGGGGCGCGCTCGGCGCGGCGGAGTTCTGCTTCCATGCGGCGCGACAATATGGCCTCGACCGCAAGCAGTTCGGCACGCCGCTCGCCGGGCGGCAGCTATACCAGAAGAAGCTCGCCGATATGGAGACCGAGATCGCGCTCGGCCTGCAGGCGTCTTTGCGCGTCGGCCGGCTGATGGACGAAGGTCGCTTCGCGCCCGAGATGGTTTCGATCGTCAAGCGCAACAACGTCGGCAAGGCGCTCGACATCGCCCGCACCGCGCGCGACATGCACGGCGGCAACGGCATTTCGGGCGAATATCAGGTCATGCGCCACGTCATGAACCTGGAGACGGTCAACACCTACGAAGGCGCGCACGACGTCCACGCGCTGATCCTCGGCCGCGCGATCACCGGAATCGCGGCGTTTTGA
- a CDS encoding CaiB/BaiF CoA transferase family protein, protein MTTPLAGLKVLELARILAGPWAGQVLADLGAEVTKIESPAGDDTRSWGPPFVANPDGSCDAAYFHACNRGKTSHVVDFTTPEGQARVRALAADADVLIENFKVGGLAKYGLDYASLSALNPRLVYCSITGFGQDGPYATRAGYDYIVQGMSGMMSLTGEPDGAPQKIGVAMADIATGLYSVIAIQAALAMRERTGRGQHIDMALLDTMVGVLANQAANYFATGESPPRVGNAHMNVSPYAVFETADGWFILAVGNDGQFGRFCDIVGLSPQLEWATNAGRLAHQSALFAAITDATRRFARDDLLAHLAAAGVPAGPINSVEQALTDPQVMARGMVLDTAPIRGLRTPIRFSDADLALGRPAPRKGSADAEP, encoded by the coding sequence ATGACCACGCCCCTCGCCGGCCTCAAGGTCCTGGAACTCGCCCGCATCCTCGCCGGGCCCTGGGCGGGCCAGGTGCTCGCCGATCTCGGCGCAGAAGTGACCAAGATCGAATCCCCGGCCGGCGACGATACGCGCAGTTGGGGGCCGCCCTTCGTCGCCAATCCGGACGGCAGCTGCGACGCGGCCTATTTCCACGCGTGCAACCGCGGCAAGACCAGCCACGTCGTCGACTTCACCACGCCCGAAGGGCAGGCAAGAGTGCGCGCGCTCGCGGCCGACGCGGACGTACTGATCGAGAATTTCAAGGTCGGCGGTCTCGCCAAATACGGGCTCGATTATGCCAGCCTGTCGGCGCTCAACCCGCGCCTCGTCTATTGTTCGATCACCGGTTTCGGACAGGACGGGCCCTACGCCACGCGCGCCGGATACGACTATATCGTCCAGGGCATGAGCGGGATGATGAGCCTGACCGGCGAGCCCGACGGTGCGCCGCAGAAGATCGGCGTCGCGATGGCCGACATCGCCACCGGCCTGTACAGCGTCATCGCGATCCAGGCTGCGCTGGCGATGCGCGAACGGACGGGGCGCGGCCAGCATATCGACATGGCGCTGCTCGACACGATGGTCGGCGTGCTCGCCAACCAGGCCGCGAACTATTTCGCCACCGGCGAAAGCCCGCCGCGCGTCGGCAATGCGCATATGAACGTGTCGCCCTATGCGGTGTTCGAGACGGCGGACGGCTGGTTCATCCTGGCGGTCGGCAACGATGGCCAGTTCGGGCGCTTTTGCGACATCGTCGGCCTGTCGCCGCAGCTCGAATGGGCGACCAACGCCGGACGGCTGGCGCACCAGTCCGCGCTGTTCGCCGCGATCACCGACGCGACGCGCCGGTTCGCGCGCGACGATCTGCTGGCGCACCTCGCGGCGGCGGGCGTGCCCGCGGGGCCGATCAACAGCGTCGAACAGGCGCTGACCGACCCGCAGGTGATGGCGCGCGGCATGGTGCTGGACACCGCACCGATCCGCGGCCTGCGCACGCCGATCCGCTTTTCCGACGCCGACCTGGCGCTAGGCCGGCCGGCGCCGCGAAAGGGCTCGGCCGACGCCGAGCCCTGA
- a CDS encoding sugar MFS transporter yields MAINVSTHQSGDAAAGDAAHGYDAPDLRVFVIALFFIFGGITSLNDIIIPKLKELFTLDHATSMLVQSAFFLAYALFSLPAAAIVRKAGYMRTASIGLVTMMVGCLLFIPAAQSAKFEMFLAALFVLGAGITIVQVVANPLISLLGKPETASSRLTFAQAFNSLGTTIFPRVGSSLILGGLASVSAASLSGAALVAYRQEASQAIVHTYIGLAIALAIIAAVVWTRRNRLNEEQDQTGSIFHAFTLLRRPRFAMGAACIFLYVGAEVSIGSVIVLYLMQSSVFGISDQAAGNYVAYYWGGALVGRFIGSYVLTRIAPGKVLAAVATGAIALILISANSTGTLAGWTLLAIGLMNSIMFPTIFSLASEGLGKRAAEGSGVIATAIVGGAVIPPLTGVIADHSGSMQFSLVLPAICYAIILAYGLYARKPVRAVEGA; encoded by the coding sequence ATGGCTATCAACGTCAGCACCCATCAGTCGGGGGACGCCGCCGCCGGCGATGCCGCCCACGGCTATGACGCGCCAGATCTGCGCGTCTTCGTCATCGCGCTGTTCTTCATCTTCGGCGGGATCACCAGTCTCAACGACATCATCATCCCGAAGCTGAAGGAGCTGTTCACGCTCGACCATGCGACGTCGATGCTGGTCCAATCGGCGTTTTTCCTCGCCTACGCGCTTTTCTCGCTGCCCGCGGCCGCGATCGTGCGCAAGGCGGGCTATATGCGCACCGCGTCGATCGGCCTCGTCACGATGATGGTCGGCTGCCTCCTGTTCATCCCCGCCGCGCAGAGCGCGAAGTTCGAGATGTTCCTGGCCGCGCTATTCGTCCTCGGCGCGGGCATCACGATCGTGCAGGTGGTCGCCAATCCGCTGATCTCGCTGCTCGGCAAGCCGGAAACCGCGTCGAGCCGCCTGACCTTCGCGCAGGCGTTCAACTCGCTCGGCACGACGATCTTTCCGCGCGTCGGCTCGTCGCTGATCCTCGGCGGCCTCGCCAGCGTCAGCGCCGCCTCGCTCAGCGGCGCCGCGCTCGTCGCCTATCGCCAGGAAGCGTCGCAGGCGATCGTTCATACCTACATCGGCCTTGCCATCGCGCTCGCGATCATCGCCGCCGTCGTGTGGACGCGCCGCAACCGCCTGAACGAGGAACAGGACCAGACGGGCAGCATCTTCCACGCCTTCACCCTGCTCCGGCGTCCGCGCTTCGCGATGGGGGCGGCGTGCATCTTCCTCTACGTCGGCGCGGAAGTGTCGATCGGGTCGGTGATCGTGCTGTATCTGATGCAATCGTCGGTGTTCGGCATCAGCGATCAGGCGGCGGGCAATTATGTCGCGTATTACTGGGGGGGGGCGCTGGTCGGTCGCTTCATCGGGTCGTACGTGCTGACGCGCATCGCGCCGGGCAAGGTGCTCGCCGCCGTGGCGACGGGGGCGATCGCGCTGATCCTGATCTCGGCGAATTCGACCGGCACGCTCGCCGGCTGGACGCTGCTCGCGATCGGGCTGATGAACTCGATCATGTTCCCGACGATCTTCAGCCTCGCCAGCGAAGGGCTGGGCAAGCGGGCGGCGGAAGGATCGGGCGTCATCGCGACCGCGATCGTCGGCGGCGCGGTGATCCCGCCGCTGACCGGCGTGATCGCGGACCACAGCGGGTCGATGCAATTCTCGCTGGTCCTGCCGGCGATCTGCTACGCGATCATCCTCGCCTATGGCCTCTATGCGCGCAAACCCGTGCGCGCGGTCGAGGGCGCCTGA
- a CDS encoding S24 family peptidase, whose translation MEPDDPRATVRSLAQARGVSLTALSLMLGRNAAYLQQFVTRGSPRRLATDDRRRLADFFGIDEDALGAETRRRAFMLPRLDVAVSAGPGALVDAEVAMGAAAIDPALAAHLGLREGAASIVRVRGSSMEPGLVDGDLIVVDQAKRKPDARGGVFVVRIDGTVMVKRVAHGADGTLEVRSDNPAAPPVPDAPVEVIGRVVWLMRAPR comes from the coding sequence GTGGAACCGGATGATCCGAGGGCGACCGTCCGGTCGCTGGCGCAGGCGCGGGGCGTCAGCCTGACGGCATTGTCGCTGATGCTCGGGCGCAACGCGGCTTATTTGCAGCAGTTCGTCACGCGCGGGTCACCGCGCCGTCTCGCGACCGACGACCGGCGGCGGCTCGCGGATTTCTTCGGCATCGACGAGGACGCGCTGGGTGCGGAAACACGCCGCAGGGCGTTCATGCTGCCGCGGCTGGACGTTGCGGTGTCGGCGGGGCCGGGCGCTCTGGTCGATGCGGAGGTCGCGATGGGGGCGGCGGCGATCGACCCGGCGCTTGCCGCGCATCTCGGTCTGCGTGAAGGGGCGGCATCGATCGTACGCGTGCGCGGTTCATCGATGGAGCCGGGCCTCGTCGACGGCGACCTGATCGTCGTCGATCAGGCGAAACGGAAGCCCGATGCGCGCGGCGGCGTCTTCGTGGTGCGCATCGACGGGACGGTGATGGTCAAGCGCGTCGCGCATGGCGCGGACGGCACGCTGGAGGTGCGCAGCGATAATCCCGCCGCGCCGCCCGTGCCCGATGCGCCGGTGGAGGTGATCGGCCGCGTCGTCTGGCTGATGCGCGCGCCGCGTTGA
- a CDS encoding TonB-dependent receptor: MTKFALLAGAAVLALPALPAAAQTDAPGTPAQRDQTRDIIVTAPIDQSERDVLQGTTVLSGEALTRELRPTIGETLARQPGVSATSFGPSASRPILRGFQGDRVRVLTDGIGAIDVSNTSVDHAVIIDPLLAERVEVLRGPSALLFGSSAVGGVVNVIDTRIPRTLPKDGYRVNGIANYGSAANERSAGMAGDVAVGDHLVLHADGSYLKSDDLRTGHGYLLSSAARRAALSQVGLPQPGTDEPIDFAASAALRDRLPNSAAETWTAGAGASIITDTGNLGISYSHYDSLYGVPIRYATQVGQEQEAPRLSVVQNRVDLRGEVRTGGGFLDRIRIRAGQATYRHFELGADGSVGTAFYNNGLEARLELVQANRGGWQGASGVQYFNRQFDVKGDEAFLPKNETNQTGFFTLQQYASGPFRAEGGLRYEVSDLAARTPAGDQRFFAGKRHFDAVSGSLGASYALTDTIRVGLNGSRTERAPSAEELFANGAHAGTQAYELGNPNFRLEKSWGLEATLHAHGTGFSFDASAYYNWFTNYISENQVDQAACAAAAAPSGRDVDLPCFQYQQRDARYWGFEADGSVKLAQIGGYAINADLLGDYVRATIVDQGPVPRIPPARLLGGIEVQGDRLSARVEAEHAFAQGRIAAFETRTPAYTMVNASVSLKPFGPDSRTSLLLSANNVFDVVARRHSSFLKDFAPLAGRDLRATLRFGL; this comes from the coding sequence ATGACAAAATTCGCCCTGCTGGCCGGCGCGGCCGTGCTCGCCCTGCCCGCGCTTCCCGCCGCCGCACAAACGGACGCGCCCGGCACGCCCGCGCAGCGCGACCAGACCCGCGACATCATCGTTACGGCACCGATCGACCAGAGCGAGCGCGACGTGCTGCAGGGCACGACCGTGCTGTCGGGCGAGGCGCTGACCCGCGAACTGCGCCCGACGATCGGCGAGACGCTGGCGCGCCAGCCCGGCGTGTCGGCCACCTCGTTCGGCCCCAGCGCGTCGCGGCCGATCCTGCGCGGCTTCCAGGGCGACCGCGTTCGGGTGCTGACCGACGGTATCGGCGCGATCGATGTCAGCAACACCAGCGTCGACCATGCCGTCATCATCGACCCGCTGCTCGCCGAACGGGTCGAGGTGCTGCGCGGGCCGTCGGCGCTGTTGTTCGGATCGTCCGCGGTCGGCGGCGTCGTCAACGTCATCGACACGCGCATCCCGCGCACCCTGCCCAAGGACGGCTATCGCGTGAACGGCATCGCCAATTACGGGTCGGCGGCGAACGAGCGCTCCGCCGGCATGGCGGGCGACGTCGCGGTCGGCGACCATCTCGTCCTCCACGCCGACGGATCGTATCTGAAGTCGGACGACCTGCGCACGGGCCACGGTTATCTGCTGTCCTCGGCGGCGCGGCGCGCCGCGCTCAGCCAGGTCGGCCTGCCGCAACCGGGCACCGACGAGCCGATCGACTTCGCCGCGTCCGCCGCCTTGCGCGATCGCCTGCCCAATTCGGCGGCGGAAACGTGGACCGCGGGCGCCGGCGCGTCGATCATCACCGACACCGGCAACCTCGGCATCAGCTACAGCCATTACGACAGCCTGTACGGCGTGCCGATCCGCTACGCGACCCAGGTCGGCCAGGAGCAGGAGGCGCCGCGCCTGTCCGTCGTCCAGAACCGCGTCGACCTGCGCGGCGAGGTGCGGACCGGCGGCGGCTTCCTCGACCGTATCCGCATCCGCGCCGGCCAGGCGACCTATCGCCACTTCGAGCTTGGCGCAGACGGCAGCGTCGGCACCGCTTTCTACAACAACGGGCTGGAGGCGCGGCTGGAACTGGTGCAGGCAAACCGCGGCGGCTGGCAGGGGGCAAGCGGCGTCCAGTATTTCAACCGCCAGTTCGACGTGAAGGGCGACGAGGCGTTCCTGCCGAAGAACGAGACCAACCAGACCGGCTTCTTCACGCTGCAGCAATATGCCAGCGGCCCGTTCCGCGCCGAAGGCGGCCTGCGCTACGAGGTCAGCGACCTTGCCGCGCGCACGCCCGCCGGCGACCAGCGTTTCTTTGCGGGCAAGCGGCATTTCGACGCGGTATCGGGCTCGCTTGGCGCGTCCTATGCGCTGACCGACACGATCCGCGTCGGCCTCAACGGATCGCGCACCGAGCGCGCACCGTCGGCAGAGGAATTGTTCGCCAATGGCGCGCACGCTGGCACGCAGGCGTACGAACTGGGCAATCCGAACTTCCGGCTGGAGAAATCCTGGGGGTTGGAGGCGACGCTGCATGCGCATGGCACCGGCTTCAGCTTCGATGCGTCGGCCTATTACAACTGGTTCACCAACTATATCTCGGAGAACCAGGTCGATCAGGCAGCCTGCGCCGCCGCGGCCGCGCCGTCGGGCCGTGACGTCGACCTCCCCTGCTTCCAGTATCAGCAGCGCGACGCCCGTTATTGGGGGTTCGAGGCGGACGGGTCGGTCAAGCTCGCCCAGATCGGCGGCTATGCGATCAACGCCGACCTGCTCGGCGATTACGTCCGCGCGACGATCGTCGACCAGGGTCCCGTGCCGCGCATCCCGCCGGCCCGTCTGCTTGGCGGGATCGAGGTGCAGGGCGACCGGCTGAGCGCGCGCGTCGAAGCGGAACATGCCTTCGCGCAGGGGCGTATCGCGGCGTTCGAGACGCGCACGCCGGCCTATACGATGGTTAATGCGTCGGTGTCGCTGAAGCCGTTCGGACCGGACAGCCGCACCAGCCTGCTGCTGTCGGCGAACAACGTCTTCGACGTCGTCGCGCGCCGGCATTCCAGCTTCCTCAAGGACTTCGCGCCGCTTGCCGGCCGCGACCTGCGCGCGACGCTGCGGTTCGGATTGTAG
- a CDS encoding autotransporter assembly complex protein TamA: protein MTARVGWFGLSATAAVLLCDPAMAQTVAPARPAPTTPASATPFPGADGTAIPLDPNAPLASMPDIGVDWPDLATAPGAPSGRAPGTASAAASDAGAERRYGWRIDGIDAVATPLLRRRFDQLSSLSANDGAPANAAQLDRRAREDADLLTTLLRGEGYYDARVATRVEPGDKPQVILAAEPGTLYRFSAVTVPGLAGAGDQTDALRQALGIKPDDPVSADAVVAGQARLRTDLWRQGFPFADVRPPELVVDHATRTATLDLAVSTGTERRFGRIVALPGNRVFGADHVAEIARFTPRQRYDVASLDDLKRALIQTGLVSSVEVKPIDSSDPGVVDVGVKLEPAPPRTIAGELGYGTGEGARAEISWTNRNLFPPEGGLTLRSVLGTQEQLGSIVFRRNNFEGRDRVLTAELAAAHTVRDAYDAKTFSLSASLERQTNIFFQKAWTWSFGAELLASDERDVIAATGAPRRRTFFISALPTSLNYDGSDDLLNPTRGFRLGGRVSPELSLQGAVFGYTRIQLDGSAYHPIRDGVVLAGRVRFGSILGAPRDQIAPSRRFYAGGGASVRGYGYQAIGPRDVNNDPIGGRSLAEFSIETRVKVKGNFGIVPFLDGGNIYTSTLPGLSRFQYGTGVGLRYYSNFGPIRLDVGTPLNPQKGDSRVAVYVSLGQAF from the coding sequence ATGACGGCGCGCGTAGGGTGGTTCGGGCTGAGCGCGACTGCCGCGGTTCTCCTTTGCGATCCCGCGATGGCGCAGACGGTCGCGCCGGCACGACCTGCGCCCACGACACCGGCATCCGCGACGCCATTCCCGGGGGCGGACGGCACCGCCATCCCGCTCGATCCCAATGCGCCGCTCGCATCGATGCCCGACATCGGCGTCGACTGGCCCGATCTCGCGACCGCGCCGGGCGCGCCCTCGGGCCGCGCGCCGGGAACCGCCAGCGCCGCGGCCAGCGATGCGGGGGCGGAACGCCGCTATGGCTGGCGGATCGACGGGATCGACGCGGTGGCGACGCCGCTGCTGCGCCGCCGGTTCGACCAATTGTCGTCGCTGTCGGCGAATGACGGTGCGCCCGCCAATGCGGCGCAGCTCGACCGGCGCGCGCGCGAGGACGCCGATCTGCTCACCACCTTGCTGCGCGGCGAGGGCTATTACGACGCCCGCGTCGCGACGCGCGTCGAGCCCGGCGACAAGCCGCAGGTGATCCTGGCCGCGGAGCCGGGCACGCTCTACCGCTTCAGCGCGGTCACCGTGCCCGGCCTCGCGGGCGCGGGGGACCAGACCGATGCGCTGCGCCAGGCGCTCGGCATCAAGCCCGACGATCCGGTCAGCGCAGACGCCGTCGTCGCGGGGCAGGCGCGGCTCAGGACCGACCTGTGGCGCCAGGGGTTTCCCTTCGCCGACGTGCGCCCGCCCGAGCTGGTCGTCGACCACGCGACGCGCACCGCGACGCTCGACCTTGCCGTCTCGACGGGGACGGAGCGCCGCTTCGGCCGGATCGTCGCGCTGCCCGGCAATCGCGTCTTCGGTGCGGATCACGTGGCGGAGATCGCGCGCTTCACGCCCCGCCAGCGCTATGACGTCGCCTCGCTCGACGACCTCAAACGCGCGCTGATCCAGACCGGCCTCGTCTCGTCGGTCGAAGTGAAGCCAATCGACAGCAGCGACCCGGGCGTCGTCGATGTCGGCGTCAAGCTGGAGCCCGCGCCGCCGCGCACGATCGCGGGCGAACTCGGCTACGGCACGGGCGAGGGCGCGCGGGCGGAAATCAGCTGGACGAACCGCAACCTGTTCCCGCCCGAAGGCGGGCTGACGCTGCGCAGCGTGCTCGGCACGCAGGAACAATTGGGCAGCATCGTCTTCCGGCGCAACAATTTCGAGGGCCGCGACCGCGTCCTCACCGCCGAACTCGCCGCCGCGCACACCGTGCGCGACGCCTATGACGCCAAGACATTCTCGCTCTCCGCCAGCCTCGAGCGGCAGACGAACATTTTCTTTCAAAAGGCGTGGACCTGGTCGTTCGGCGCCGAGCTGCTCGCCTCCGACGAGCGCGACGTGATCGCGGCGACGGGCGCGCCGCGGCGGCGCACCTTCTTCATCAGCGCGCTGCCGACCAGCCTGAACTATGACGGGTCGGACGACCTGCTCAATCCGACGCGCGGGTTCCGGCTGGGCGGGCGGGTCAGCCCGGAACTGTCGCTGCAGGGCGCGGTGTTCGGTTACACCCGCATCCAGCTCGACGGCAGCGCGTACCACCCGATCCGCGACGGGGTCGTGCTGGCGGGGCGGGTGCGGTTCGGGTCGATCCTGGGCGCGCCGCGCGACCAGATCGCGCCGTCGCGGCGCTTCTACGCGGGCGGCGGCGCATCGGTGCGCGGCTACGGCTACCAGGCGATCGGCCCGCGCGACGTCAACAACGATCCGATCGGCGGGCGCAGCCTTGCCGAATTCTCGATCGAGACGCGCGTCAAGGTGAAGGGCAATTTCGGCATCGTTCCCTTCCTCGATGGCGGCAACATCTACACCAGCACGCTGCCGGGGCTCAGCCGCTTCCAGTACGGCACCGGCGTCGGCCTGCGCTATTATTCGAACTTCGGCCCGATCCGCCTCGACGTCGGCACGCCGCTCAACCCGCAAAAGGGCGACAGCCGGGTCGCGGTCTACGTATCGCTGGGGCAGGCGTTTTGA
- a CDS encoding (2Fe-2S)-binding protein, translating to MARLTVNNQPVDYRLDPETPLLWALRDASNLTGTKYGCGTGECGACIVDVDGRAVASCTLPIGRIEGSYVTTIEGLSRERNHPLQLAFIAANLPQCGFCIPGIVMAAQALLRRTPDPSEAAIEAAIGNICRCGVYPRLIEAIQRAGRALRGEETIPAGARPGIDPADAARAVPALVPPSSR from the coding sequence ATGGCGCGCCTTACCGTCAACAACCAGCCGGTCGACTATCGGCTCGATCCCGAAACGCCCTTGCTGTGGGCGCTGCGCGATGCGTCCAACCTGACCGGCACCAAATATGGCTGCGGCACCGGCGAGTGCGGCGCGTGCATCGTCGATGTCGACGGCCGTGCCGTCGCGTCGTGCACGCTACCCATCGGCCGGATCGAGGGCAGCTACGTCACCACGATCGAGGGACTGTCGCGCGAGCGCAACCACCCGCTGCAACTCGCCTTCATCGCCGCCAACCTGCCGCAATGCGGATTCTGCATCCCCGGCATCGTCATGGCCGCGCAGGCGCTGCTGCGCCGCACACCCGACCCCAGCGAGGCGGCGATCGAGGCGGCGATCGGCAACATCTGCCGCTGCGGCGTCTATCCGCGGCTGATCGAGGCGATCCAGCGCGCGGGCCGGGCATTGCGCGGTGAGGAGACGATCCCCGCCGGCGCGCGGCCGGGCATCGATCCCGCCGATGCGGCGCGCGCGGTGCCCGCACTCGTCCCGCCGTCGTCGCGCTGA
- a CDS encoding prolyl hydroxylase family protein, with product MFARKPSASGANPVRRRIGEQVAARLDANPAVTAAGVANVQAYYQLDFLDAAQCAMLMAVIDAGRRPSTLLSDKADSDFRTSESCDMDRYSPDIRPIDEAIADLLGIPADQGETMQGQRYAPGQQFRAHHDYFHDSESYWADMQKSGGQRTWTAMIYLNDVAEGGATWFPQAGFKVAPRAGMLLAWNNMNPDGSPNLLTLHEGTAVVEGTKYVVTKWFREGRWTRY from the coding sequence ATGTTCGCGCGCAAGCCCTCTGCCTCCGGCGCCAACCCCGTCCGTCGACGGATCGGCGAACAGGTCGCCGCACGGCTCGACGCCAATCCGGCGGTGACCGCAGCGGGCGTCGCCAACGTCCAGGCTTACTACCAGCTCGATTTCCTCGATGCCGCGCAATGCGCGATGCTGATGGCAGTGATCGACGCGGGCCGCCGCCCGTCGACGCTGCTGTCGGACAAGGCGGACAGCGACTTTCGCACGAGCGAAAGCTGCGACATGGACCGTTATTCGCCCGACATCCGCCCGATCGACGAGGCGATCGCCGACCTGCTCGGCATCCCGGCCGACCAGGGCGAGACGATGCAGGGCCAGCGTTACGCCCCCGGCCAGCAGTTTCGCGCGCACCACGATTATTTCCACGATTCGGAAAGCTACTGGGCGGACATGCAGAAATCGGGCGGCCAGCGCACCTGGACCGCGATGATCTACCTGAACGACGTCGCCGAAGGCGGCGCCACCTGGTTCCCGCAGGCGGGCTTCAAGGTCGCGCCGCGCGCCGGCATGCTGCTCGCCTGGAACAACATGAACCCCGATGGCAGCCCCAATCTGCTGACGCTGCACGAAGGCACGGCGGTGGTGGAGGGGACGAAATACGTCGTCACCAAGTGGTTCCGCGAAGGGCGCTGGACGCGCTACTGA